The Leptospira selangorensis genome segment AGTGCCATAGGCGCACTTTCACTTAGAGAAATCGCAATTTCAGTCGCTCTTTGAAGAACTTCCGCTTTCGGAACTGAATCATAACAAATTCCTAAAGAAAGAGCTTCTTTACCGCTTACGGTTTCGGCTAAGAATAAAAGACGGTTTGCAGTTTCCATACCGAACAATTCTTTTGCAAGATAGCTGGATCCCATTCCTGGATGAATTCCTAATTTTACAAAATTGAATTGGTATTTTCCTTCATCTGCAAAAACTCTAAGATCGCAAGCAAGAGTGATAGAAAGGCCGGCACCGATTGCATGACCGTTTGCCGCACAGATCACAGGAACATTCAGATCTCTAACGCTTAAGAATAGATTATAAAATTCGAACATTTCTTTTTTGTTTTGTTCGAAAGATTTCTCAGCGAAAGATTTTAGTAATTCGAAATTACCACCGGCAGAGAAAATATCGTTCTTACCGGTGATGACGACGGCTCTAGGTGGATTTTTTTTAAGTTTTTCTATATGAGCCTGGAATTCCAGACCCATGGCAACAGTCATGGAATTCTTGGTTTCCGGATTATTCAGATAAAGAATTTCTATTCTAGATTCGGAAGAGAGTTCTACTGTTTCTGAATCAACTAATGCCATTAAACAGCTTCCTGCTTTAATTCAAAACTTTCATACCAAACTCTATCGGATATAGAAAGAGGTTTTTCTCCGATACCCATTTGGTCATAATAATCTAAAAGAATTTCTAAATGAACATTCTCTTCATCTTCTAAAGTCCAAAAACTGCTATCAATGGACTTAGAAACAAGAGCTTGGCCTCTAACAGAGTCCACAAAATAATCAGGTTTATCCGAAAAGATCAGATGAGCAGAGATTAGATCGAAACGAATAGTATCCACGATCTTAGAAAATTCAGAGTCAGCTTTATCAAAATAACGGGAAGCGATCTCAGTTTGGAAATAATCACCCCAAGTAAGAATGTCCGGCTCCACTCCAGTGCGTTCCTTGATCTCTTGGAGTTTTTCTTCTTCCAAAAACGGCTTGGAAGCGAATTTATCTACAAGTTCTCTAAGTGAAATCAAGTTAAGGATCTTATTCGCGGAAAGTTGTCCACGGCGCATCATATCGAAAAGTTCTGGATTCAGTTCGGACTTGTTCTCTGCCATGGTTTATTTTTCGGCAGAAGCATAAAAATCCCCCGAACAATTTCCTTCCGGAAAATACTCGTATATGTCTCATTTTAGAAAAAAAGGAGAATGTTCTAATTTCTGAAAGGTGGCACTGGATTCCTAAAGTCCCGAAGTCGAAAATAAAGATACGGGAGAATTTTACCCGGACCGCCATGGCTGTAGGACGATCGGATACACTCCAAGAATTGATTACGATTTTAGAAACGATGTTTGGGGAAACAATCATCGGCTCTGATATCAATCTAGTTAAACACCTATTCTATAGTTTGAAAGCGGATCAAAGAGAATTCCCGTTCGATTACGAAGGAGAGAAACTTACCTCGGTTGTCGAGGAAGTCAGCGAAGACACTCTTGTTCTATACGTTCCTTATCTACAACCAAAAGGAATACTAAGAGCAAAAATCAGTTTCGAAATCTTGAATATACTTTATCAATTCGAAGTGGTACTCCTGGATTTTTGGGAAGACCACGTAAGGGTCAAGATCCCTTCTGAACTACAAGCTGCCGCATTCCGTAAAAACCTAAGGGTCGCGGTAGACGATCTTTTCATGAATTATGTGATTCTTTATCGTTCCTTGAGCGGAGGAGAAAGAGAATTAGGAAAAAATCTAAGCGTAGAACAAAGATTTTTCCATCTCATGAAGGAGATCAAAAAAGATAATCCCAGCCTTAAGTTGATTAACCTAATGGTTACCGAATATATTTTGGGGATTTCCAGAGACTATGAGATCGTTTTTTTTGGGCCGGGAAAAGACGGAGGATTTTTCGGAGACTTTATTAAAAAGTATAACCGTCCCGTCTATGTTCCAGATTGTTCTTTGATTAAAAGTTATATAGGAGAGGAGAAAGATCCTTATTTAGATAATTTCCGAGATGAATATATACACTTGATCCAAACTAGAGGACAGGCAAAGGCAGATGAGTTTTTCAGAGAACTCCAAAAGGAAGAAGTTCGTAACTTTTTAATCTCTTATATAGTCACTCCAATTCGATTGTTCAACGACCCAATCGGTTATGTAAAAGTATTCTCCACAGCGATGGATAAATTCTCTATCGTGCAGCAACAAGCATTGTATATAGAAGAATTAGGAGATATTCTAACTTACGCATTGACTAAAGTGTATATCCGTCAGGAAAACTTTAGAAATGAAAAAGCTGTAACTAGAATTTTAGATATCAGTATGAATGGACTCCTATTCGAAATAGAAGATGAGAGGACTTTCAATTATTTAAAGCAGCACAATATTATTAAAATGTTTATTCCTATTTCGGAAAGGAATTTAGTCCTAAGAGGAGAAGTGGTTCGATTCCTGGAGATCGGAACCGGCAAATACCAATTAGGTGTGAATTTTTTTGATGCGAATCCGGATGATATGGTCTTCTTGCAACATTATATTTTTAGCAAGAAGATGCGGATACTATTCGAGTAGGGATTCTTTTCTTCGAATCGCAACCGCATTTTTAATGAATGCAAACTCATTCAGATATAGTTGAGAATGGCATTTACTACAG includes the following:
- a CDS encoding enoyl-CoA hydratase/isomerase family protein, translating into MALVDSETVELSSESRIEILYLNNPETKNSMTVAMGLEFQAHIEKLKKNPPRAVVITGKNDIFSAGGNFELLKSFAEKSFEQNKKEMFEFYNLFLSVRDLNVPVICAANGHAIGAGLSITLACDLRVFADEGKYQFNFVKLGIHPGMGSSYLAKELFGMETANRLLFLAETVSGKEALSLGICYDSVPKAEVLQRATEIAISLSESAPMALSELKKNIYDREKLNAALRKEAESQALNFLSQDFRETIKSIEEKRKPVFKGR
- a CDS encoding PilZ domain-containing protein, which translates into the protein MAVGRSDTLQELITILETMFGETIIGSDINLVKHLFYSLKADQREFPFDYEGEKLTSVVEEVSEDTLVLYVPYLQPKGILRAKISFEILNILYQFEVVLLDFWEDHVRVKIPSELQAAAFRKNLRVAVDDLFMNYVILYRSLSGGERELGKNLSVEQRFFHLMKEIKKDNPSLKLINLMVTEYILGISRDYEIVFFGPGKDGGFFGDFIKKYNRPVYVPDCSLIKSYIGEEKDPYLDNFRDEYIHLIQTRGQAKADEFFRELQKEEVRNFLISYIVTPIRLFNDPIGYVKVFSTAMDKFSIVQQQALYIEELGDILTYALTKVYIRQENFRNEKAVTRILDISMNGLLFEIEDERTFNYLKQHNIIKMFIPISERNLVLRGEVVRFLEIGTGKYQLGVNFFDANPDDMVFLQHYIFSKKMRILFE